A part of Methanobacterium bryantii genomic DNA contains:
- a CDS encoding flavin reductase family protein produces the protein MSFEEIGTENAYKVLAPRPTIIVTTINRKGEVNAAPFSFTMPVSMDPPLIAFASVASHHTYKNIVEVDEFVVNIPKEDILNKLWITGEKFPYGVNEIEKAGLTSKPSKKVSPPGIEECVACIECKVHWIKNAGDHNIIVGEVLNVSAKEDSLKGGNLDVEKIKPVLHVGGVNFVVGDHLKKVE, from the coding sequence ATGAGCTTTGAAGAAATAGGCACGGAAAATGCATATAAAGTATTAGCACCTCGTCCTACAATTATTGTAACAACCATAAATAGGAAAGGTGAAGTAAATGCTGCTCCATTTTCTTTTACAATGCCAGTTTCAATGGATCCTCCATTAATTGCTTTTGCATCAGTTGCAAGCCATCATACCTATAAAAATATAGTGGAAGTTGATGAGTTTGTGGTAAATATTCCAAAGGAAGATATCTTAAATAAATTATGGATAACTGGTGAAAAGTTCCCATACGGTGTAAATGAAATAGAAAAGGCAGGTCTTACTTCAAAACCTTCTAAAAAAGTTTCACCACCCGGAATCGAGGAGTGCGTTGCATGTATTGAGTGTAAAGTGCACTGGATTAAAAATGCTGGAGATCATAATATTATCGTGGGAGAAGTCTTAAATGTAAGCGCTAAGGAAGACTCCTTAAAAGGCGGTAATTTAGACGTTGAAAAGATAAAACCAGTTTTACATGTTGGTGGAGTGAATTTTGTAGTTGGAGATCACCTGAAGAAGGTTGAATAG
- a CDS encoding rubredoxin, with the protein MASRYKCNVCGYIYDPEKGEPKTKTDPGMAFDDLPDLWRCPSCGAGKIRFVKIR; encoded by the coding sequence ATGGCAAGCAGATATAAATGTAACGTATGCGGTTATATATACGACCCTGAAAAGGGTGAACCTAAAACAAAAACAGATCCTGGTATGGCATTTGATGACTTACCTGATTTATGGCGTTGTCCTAGCTGTGGGGCAGGTAAGATTCGATTTGTTAAAATCAGGTAA
- a CDS encoding FprA family A-type flavoprotein: MASRVLKSGIYSVGAIDWDRRIFDEIIPLPEGTTYNSYLIQGSEKTALLDTVDPTKIEELVTNLQELNVNIDYIISHHAEQDHSGSIQGILEIYPDADIITNPKCKEMLKDLLLIPDEKFITIEDGETLSLGDKTLKFIYTPWVHWPETMSTYLEEDKILFSCDFFGSHIAESNPFVTDEALTYRAAKRYYAEIMMPFRMFIQKNMEKLKDIPIEIVAPSHGPVYKKPELIFEAYKKWISDETKNEVVIPYVSMHGSTKEIVYYLMDILVKNGITVKPFNLTSSDVGELATSLVDASTLIIATPTVLTGPHPSAVYAAYLTNALRPKLKFVSIIGSYGWGGRTVELLKGALTNIKAEIIDPVIVKGFPKEEDFKKIDALAEEIIKKHKENGLL, encoded by the coding sequence ATGGCATCCCGAGTACTAAAATCTGGAATATATTCAGTTGGTGCCATAGATTGGGACAGGAGAATATTTGATGAAATTATCCCTCTTCCAGAAGGTACAACATATAATTCCTATTTAATACAGGGAAGCGAAAAAACAGCGTTATTAGATACAGTGGATCCCACTAAAATAGAGGAATTAGTAACTAATCTCCAGGAACTTAATGTGAACATTGATTACATCATATCACATCACGCGGAACAGGACCATTCGGGGTCAATACAGGGAATACTTGAAATTTATCCAGATGCGGACATTATAACCAACCCAAAATGCAAAGAAATGCTTAAAGACTTACTTTTAATTCCTGATGAGAAATTTATAACTATTGAAGACGGAGAGACCCTTTCACTTGGAGATAAAACCCTTAAATTTATTTATACTCCGTGGGTGCACTGGCCTGAAACTATGTCTACATATCTTGAGGAAGATAAAATCTTATTTTCATGTGATTTCTTTGGTTCACATATTGCAGAAAGCAATCCCTTTGTAACTGATGAAGCTTTAACTTACAGGGCTGCAAAAAGATATTATGCAGAGATAATGATGCCATTCAGGATGTTTATCCAGAAGAATATGGAAAAACTTAAGGATATTCCTATTGAAATAGTGGCACCAAGTCATGGGCCGGTTTATAAAAAACCAGAACTTATTTTTGAAGCTTATAAAAAATGGATATCTGATGAAACTAAAAATGAGGTAGTCATACCATATGTATCCATGCATGGCAGCACCAAGGAAATAGTGTACTATCTAATGGATATCCTGGTTAAAAATGGCATAACTGTCAAACCATTTAATTTAACATCTTCTGATGTTGGAGAATTAGCTACATCTCTTGTAGATGCATCAACGCTCATAATCGCCACTCCGACTGTTTTAACTGGCCCACATCCAAGTGCAGTTTATGCAGCATATCTTACAAATGCGCTGCGACCTAAGTTAAAATTTGTATCTATAATAGGCTCTTATGGATGGGGTGGAAGAACAGTTGAACTACTTAAAGGAGCTTTAACCAATATAAAGGCTGAAATTATTGATCCAGTTATTGTCAAGGGATTTCCAAAGGAAGAGGATTTCAAAAAAATAGATGCACTTGCAGAAGAAATTATTAAAAAACATAAAGAGAATGGTTTATTATAA
- a CDS encoding molybdopterin synthase catalytic subunit, producing the protein MALNVRVIKKDEELITIPDLINQVKKNPKIDECGAVFSFEGIVRGKENETKVKKLNLSTPDIQKTEKELEEIIEDIKNKHGVAEIAAVHYVGEFYTGDSLLLVVVAGAHRGETVDALKESIERIKHDLEFKKEEFTDEGKNIIMSGG; encoded by the coding sequence ATGGCTCTAAATGTAAGGGTTATCAAAAAAGATGAAGAATTAATTACAATTCCAGACCTTATAAATCAGGTTAAAAAGAATCCTAAAATCGATGAATGTGGAGCAGTATTTTCCTTTGAAGGTATAGTAAGGGGCAAAGAAAATGAAACTAAAGTTAAAAAGTTGAATTTAAGTACCCCTGATATTCAAAAAACCGAAAAGGAACTTGAAGAAATTATAGAAGACATTAAAAATAAACATGGAGTGGCCGAAATAGCCGCAGTACATTATGTTGGGGAATTTTACACAGGAGACTCTCTTTTACTTGTAGTTGTAGCTGGAGCGCACAGAGGCGAAACAGTAGATGCTCTTAAAGAATCAATAGAGCGTATAAAACATGATCTTGAATTTAAAAAAGAAGAATTTACGGATGAAGGAAAAAACATTATTATGTCCGGAGGATAA
- a CDS encoding DUF2795 domain-containing protein — MAQKRQKRFNVSPAQVEKSIKGTHFPAQKQDLIQRARENHANQDVLKVLENMPDKQFNSPVDISKAMGKM; from the coding sequence TTGGCACAAAAGCGACAGAAAAGGTTTAATGTAAGTCCAGCGCAGGTTGAAAAATCCATAAAGGGGACTCATTTTCCTGCACAAAAACAAGATTTAATTCAAAGAGCAAGGGAAAATCATGCTAATCAGGATGTTTTGAAAGTTTTAGAAAATATGCCTGATAAACAATTCAATTCTCCTGTAGATATAAGCAAAGCGATGGGAAAAATGTAA
- a CDS encoding UbiX family flavin prenyltransferase, with protein MIVVAITGASGVIYGVRLLEVLKELNIDTALVITDPAKIILKYELNMEEEELKKLTDIIYDPKDLTASINSGSFRFNSMVIAPCTMKTISAIANGYANNAITRSADVVLKERRKLVIVPRETPLRSVHLENMLRISREGGIILPAMPGFYHNPENIDDLCNFVVGKILDVLEIDNHMFKRWHNDNP; from the coding sequence ATGATTGTAGTTGCTATTACAGGTGCAAGTGGTGTGATTTACGGAGTAAGGCTTCTTGAGGTATTAAAGGAACTAAATATAGATACCGCTCTTGTAATAACCGATCCTGCCAAAATAATCCTTAAATATGAACTTAATATGGAAGAAGAAGAATTAAAAAAATTAACAGACATAATTTATGATCCAAAGGATCTTACAGCTTCTATTAACAGTGGGTCGTTTAGATTCAATTCTATGGTCATAGCTCCATGTACAATGAAGACAATTTCTGCAATAGCAAATGGATACGCGAATAATGCTATAACAAGATCTGCAGATGTGGTACTTAAAGAAAGAAGAAAATTAGTAATTGTACCTCGTGAAACGCCCCTTAGATCAGTTCACCTTGAAAATATGCTTAGAATAAGCAGGGAAGGAGGCATAATCCTCCCCGCTATGCCTGGTTTTTATCATAATCCAGAAAATATTGATGATCTATGCAATTTTGTTGTTGGAAAAATCTTAGATGTCCTGGAAATTGATAATCACATGTTTAAACGATGGCATAATGACAACCCATAA
- a CDS encoding HD domain-containing protein, producing MKNIRDSVHGNLYLDEFEIKLVDTPQIQRLRRIKQLGFTYLVYPGANHSRFEHSIGTMHVASKIADSVGLDEHTKKMIRSCALLHDIGHGPFSHVSEGVLDTPHEYQTSKVIKESEISDILSEMFDPKEIINIIHGKGPLGHIISSELDADRMDYLVRDSYYTGVAYGMIDVERLVSSMKLEDSLVIGVKGIQTAESALIARYLMYPSVYQHHTTRIINSMFRRCMKWMFEADLVNSDTIYKYDDADITTIARSQDGQIKDIINRLDNRNLFKRVFTIKLSDLEEPKDVFKIKDKKLKKIELEIAADLGSHSEYTIIDIPEYPFFNEMRTQVSVGNECVKLNEISNLVSALKNMRFNYADICIYVPDEYAEKASKFPFEDYLELTMQKNIKDWL from the coding sequence TTGAAAAATATAAGGGATAGTGTCCATGGAAACCTTTATCTTGACGAATTCGAGATTAAACTGGTAGATACTCCTCAAATCCAGCGTTTAAGACGGATTAAACAGTTAGGATTTACTTACCTTGTTTATCCCGGTGCAAACCACTCTCGTTTTGAGCATTCCATCGGGACAATGCACGTTGCATCCAAAATTGCAGACAGCGTTGGGCTAGATGAACATACCAAAAAAATGATCCGATCTTGTGCACTTCTGCATGATATAGGACACGGCCCATTTTCACATGTATCAGAAGGTGTTCTTGATACTCCCCACGAATATCAAACATCTAAAGTTATTAAAGAATCAGAAATTTCAGATATTCTGTCTGAAATGTTCGACCCCAAAGAAATAATCAATATAATACATGGAAAAGGGCCTTTGGGACATATAATAAGCAGTGAGCTTGATGCAGATAGAATGGATTATCTTGTAAGAGATTCTTATTATACGGGTGTTGCTTATGGGATGATCGACGTTGAAAGACTTGTATCTTCAATGAAACTTGAAGACAGCCTAGTTATTGGAGTAAAAGGCATTCAAACTGCTGAATCTGCTCTCATTGCAAGATACTTAATGTATCCCAGTGTCTATCAGCACCACACCACAAGAATAATAAATTCAATGTTTCGAAGATGCATGAAATGGATGTTTGAAGCTGATTTAGTTAATTCAGATACCATTTACAAATACGATGATGCAGACATTACCACAATTGCAAGATCTCAGGACGGCCAAATTAAAGACATAATTAACAGGTTAGATAACCGCAATTTGTTTAAAAGAGTATTTACCATAAAGCTCAGTGATTTAGAAGAACCAAAGGATGTTTTCAAGATCAAAGATAAGAAGCTCAAAAAAATTGAACTTGAAATCGCTGCAGATTTAGGTTCACATTCGGAGTATACAATAATCGATATCCCAGAATACCCATTCTTTAATGAAATGAGAACCCAGGTATCTGTTGGGAATGAATGCGTAAAATTAAATGAAATATCAAATTTAGTAAGTGCCCTTAAAAATATGAGATTTAATTACGCAGATATCTGCATATATGTTCCAGATGAATATGCAGAAAAAGCTTCGAAATTCCCATTTGAGGATTATTTAGAGCTTACAATGCAAAAAAATATTAAAGATTGGCTATAA
- a CDS encoding rubredoxin, whose protein sequence is MRYRCKVCGYIYDPEVGEPRTGTPPGTAFDNLPELWRCPKCGAGKIRFMMIR, encoded by the coding sequence ATGAGATATAGATGTAAAGTCTGTGGGTATATTTATGATCCGGAAGTAGGTGAACCCAGAACAGGAACACCTCCAGGCACAGCATTTGATAATTTACCTGAGCTGTGGCGCTGTCCAAAATGTGGGGCAGGTAAAATTCGTTTTATGATGATACGGTAA
- a CDS encoding ABC transporter ATP-binding protein — protein MIKVENLSKTYKIENGGEIKALNDINLNVEEGEIVGIIGMSGSGKTSLLRILRGVEPFDSGKITLDGTEVSPNSSPYYFAKLKKATAIHLQRSFGLWGETALQNVVRKLAGAKYGDESLQDVDDAVVEFGDQAKEILEIVGLGHKINHFAPVLSGGEKQRLIMARQLAKKPKVLLLDEPATMSCPRTKQEILDAIKNINKELGVTIVLVSHLPEVHRYLSDRLVLIENGEIIDEGSTEKIITKFMEPMEPAEPLAGPENIGDSIIKVNDLNKRFFLLKGGNTLQIKDIKFNIKKGEIVSLIGPSGAGKTVLLRMLAGLDAPDSGSILFKLNDNWVDMQDLGLERMNVRRKLGFMHQEFALTHYATIKDQIASRLGVKDEHVISKARKTAEELGISDKILDVLYQLTDLPEHEAKARLEKIELKPDILDLLFPKFPDTEVRKYAEPIFEALDLPLDILDRCSYELSGGQKVRATLALVLTSKPEVLILDEPFGDLDPITLRIVSNSLKRINKKFNTTILMVSHHVDFIREVTTRAIMIENGIIVGDGDPQKLCDEFIKTCKADYLAE, from the coding sequence ATGATAAAGGTTGAAAACTTATCCAAGACATATAAAATAGAAAATGGTGGAGAAATCAAAGCATTAAATGATATAAATCTCAATGTTGAGGAAGGTGAGATTGTCGGGATAATTGGGATGAGCGGATCTGGAAAAACTAGTTTACTGCGAATTCTCAGGGGTGTAGAACCATTTGACAGTGGTAAAATAACACTTGATGGTACAGAAGTTTCTCCAAATTCAAGCCCATACTATTTTGCAAAACTTAAAAAAGCAACTGCAATTCATCTTCAAAGGTCATTTGGTTTATGGGGAGAAACAGCCCTTCAAAATGTTGTAAGGAAATTAGCAGGAGCTAAATATGGTGATGAGTCTTTACAGGATGTGGACGATGCGGTGGTTGAATTTGGAGATCAGGCAAAGGAAATTCTTGAGATTGTAGGTTTAGGCCATAAGATAAATCATTTTGCCCCGGTTTTAAGTGGTGGTGAAAAACAAAGACTTATAATGGCAAGACAGCTTGCAAAAAAGCCAAAAGTCTTATTGCTCGATGAACCTGCTACCATGTCATGTCCAAGGACAAAACAAGAAATTTTAGACGCTATAAAAAATATAAATAAAGAGTTAGGTGTTACAATAGTTCTCGTGTCTCACCTTCCAGAGGTTCACAGATACCTTTCAGATAGACTAGTTTTAATAGAAAACGGTGAAATCATTGATGAAGGTTCTACTGAGAAAATAATTACCAAATTTATGGAGCCAATGGAACCTGCTGAACCATTAGCAGGCCCTGAGAATATAGGCGACTCCATAATAAAAGTAAATGATTTAAATAAGAGATTTTTCCTTTTAAAAGGTGGAAATACTCTTCAAATTAAAGATATAAAATTTAATATTAAAAAAGGTGAAATTGTATCTTTAATAGGACCAAGTGGAGCTGGGAAAACAGTTTTGCTTCGAATGTTAGCGGGGCTTGATGCTCCAGATTCTGGATCTATTCTCTTTAAATTGAATGATAACTGGGTGGATATGCAAGATCTGGGATTGGAAAGAATGAATGTAAGGCGGAAATTAGGATTTATGCATCAGGAATTTGCCCTTACTCATTATGCAACAATCAAGGATCAAATTGCGTCACGTCTTGGAGTTAAAGATGAACATGTTATATCAAAGGCACGTAAAACAGCTGAAGAACTTGGTATCAGCGATAAAATCCTTGATGTTCTTTACCAGCTTACTGATCTTCCAGAACATGAAGCTAAAGCAAGACTGGAAAAAATTGAGCTTAAACCTGATATTTTAGACCTTCTATTTCCAAAATTCCCAGATACAGAGGTTAGAAAATATGCCGAACCTATTTTTGAAGCGCTTGATTTGCCCCTTGATATTTTGGACAGGTGTTCCTATGAGCTTTCTGGAGGTCAAAAGGTTAGAGCCACTTTAGCTTTAGTGTTAACATCTAAACCTGAGGTTTTAATCCTGGATGAACCATTTGGGGATCTTGATCCTATTACTCTGCGAATAGTATCAAATTCTCTTAAAAGGATAAACAAGAAATTTAACACAACTATTTTGATGGTAAGCCACCATGTAGACTTTATTAGAGAAGTTACAACCAGGGCTATAATGATTGAAAATGGAATAATTGTCGGTGATGGTGATCCTCAAAAACTATGTGATGAATTCATTAAAACATGTAAAGCTGATTATTTGGCGGAATAA
- the cbiT gene encoding precorrin-6Y C5,15-methyltransferase (decarboxylating) subunit CbiT, protein MISDDEFITHKDVPGPTKEEIRCLVMCKSKVSPEDIVVDICCGTGGLTLEFAKRSRLVYAVDKNLDALNTTEKNLKKHKLDKKVQLIHSDALEALRNIETFDILMIGGSGGDLPLLIEEGYQKLTQNGKIIVTSILLETPVEAVQTMKKLQMDIDIVDVSISKGRVMKRGTMMLARNPITIVTGKKN, encoded by the coding sequence ATGATTTCAGATGATGAATTTATAACTCACAAAGATGTACCTGGACCAACCAAAGAAGAAATAAGATGCCTTGTTATGTGCAAATCAAAGGTATCACCAGAGGATATTGTAGTTGATATATGCTGTGGAACAGGAGGGTTAACTTTAGAATTTGCTAAAAGGTCACGTCTTGTTTATGCAGTGGATAAAAATTTAGATGCGCTAAATACAACAGAAAAAAACCTTAAAAAACATAAACTGGATAAAAAAGTACAGCTTATCCATAGTGATGCCCTTGAAGCCTTAAGAAACATTGAAACCTTTGATATTTTGATGATTGGAGGGAGTGGCGGAGATTTACCTCTTTTAATAGAGGAAGGCTACCAGAAACTCACACAAAATGGAAAAATAATAGTTACCTCAATTTTACTTGAAACCCCTGTTGAAGCTGTTCAAACAATGAAAAAACTCCAGATGGATATTGATATAGTTGATGTATCCATTTCAAAGGGACGTGTCATGAAAAGAGGAACTATGATGCTTGCAAGGAACCCTATAACTATTGTTACTGGCAAAAAAAATTGA
- the rd gene encoding rubredoxin codes for MKKYICTACGYIYDPEEGDSISGIDAGTPFEDLPDDWLCPMCGVGKDQFEPVD; via the coding sequence ATGAAAAAATATATATGTACAGCGTGTGGTTACATATACGACCCCGAAGAAGGCGATTCCATATCTGGAATAGACGCAGGTACTCCTTTTGAAGATTTACCTGATGACTGGCTTTGCCCAATGTGTGGAGTCGGGAAAGACCAATTTGAACCTGTTGATTAA
- a CDS encoding pyrimidine dimer DNA glycosylase/endonuclease V translates to MRLWSLHPEYLDVKGLVALWREGIMARNVFTGKTEGYKHHPQLERFKKQNDPVLAIDTYLLHVYNESKRRNYNFKRDRIGIKFVNSKIEVTDGQMLYEFKHLKRKLKIRDPERYDILVNLDFPRSNPVFKVVTGDIESWERPY, encoded by the coding sequence ATGAGACTATGGAGTTTGCATCCTGAATACCTCGATGTCAAGGGCCTTGTTGCACTTTGGAGAGAAGGAATAATGGCCCGTAATGTCTTTACTGGAAAGACTGAAGGTTATAAGCATCATCCTCAACTTGAAAGATTTAAAAAACAGAATGATCCGGTACTTGCCATTGATACTTACTTATTACATGTTTACAATGAATCTAAAAGGAGAAATTATAATTTTAAGAGGGATAGAATTGGAATTAAGTTTGTAAATTCTAAAATTGAAGTAACTGATGGGCAAATGCTTTATGAGTTTAAACATTTAAAAAGAAAGCTCAAAATAAGGGATCCTGAAAGATATGATATATTGGTGAATTTAGATTTTCCCAGGTCAAATCCAGTTTTTAAAGTAGTAACAGGAGATATAGAATCGTGGGAAAGACCATATTGA
- a CDS encoding universal stress protein, with protein sequence MFKTILVPTDGSEYAGRAEDIAISMANKYNARIVGVYVIDEKLIYPYDVLEDEGKIILKKLSEKAKKEDVVVDEILVFGDPRKDIPTITQRMEADIVVIGTHGKKGLEKLILGSVAESILKSVEAPVMLVK encoded by the coding sequence ATGTTTAAAACAATATTGGTTCCAACAGATGGTTCCGAATATGCCGGAAGGGCTGAAGATATAGCAATTTCTATGGCAAATAAGTACAATGCAAGAATAGTTGGGGTTTATGTGATTGATGAAAAGCTTATTTATCCCTATGATGTTCTTGAAGATGAAGGTAAAATAATATTAAAAAAATTAAGCGAAAAAGCTAAAAAAGAAGACGTAGTTGTTGATGAAATCCTCGTATTTGGAGATCCGCGTAAGGATATACCTACTATAACTCAAAGGATGGAAGCAGACATTGTTGTTATTGGAACCCATGGAAAAAAGGGTTTAGAAAAGCTAATACTCGGCAGCGTAGCTGAAAGTATTTTAAAATCTGTAGAAGCGCCTGTAATGCTTGTTAAATAA
- the serB gene encoding phosphoserine phosphatase SerB, with product MIKLIAFDLDNVLIDSEAIDEIGKLMGIEDKIAEITKKAMEGDLDFETSIKERVALLKGASVDDIKKAIYDIPLMEGAKETIEVLKERGYKIATITGSFEVIANRMKEELNLDYAVSNTLHAEDGVLTGEVSGPLVNGSKADVLTDLMKKEDISADECAAVGDGANDISMLEMVKLGIAFNAKPVLREIADVVIEKKDLKELLPLFEDNMDNKDSAEVSKTPVKEESFDKLLAEKREHEKKLNGLTKERDELNSEARSQRQVRDDLNASIKENLNKAIEFRDKRDKTNVEVKKYKTLRDQTNEKLKSMEWASGKRDIVNIEKEIKRLDKTIETKVLDIKKENELVKKVTELQKKLQTMQEDEKIHSEAVELKEQSETYHAKVVELSDEAQSTHEQMLEYFQRIDGIRKKADEAHNTFIETKNTASKKHEEVREVLGHIRKINKKLDKVRSKKRNRESEATAKENIKEKAHAEEIYEKFKSGKKLNRDELMLLQKHNVI from the coding sequence TTGATTAAACTAATAGCCTTTGATCTTGATAATGTCCTTATAGACAGTGAAGCCATAGACGAAATTGGCAAATTAATGGGAATTGAAGACAAAATAGCAGAAATAACAAAAAAAGCCATGGAAGGAGACCTGGATTTCGAAACATCAATCAAAGAGAGAGTTGCTTTACTTAAAGGCGCTTCAGTTGATGATATTAAAAAGGCAATCTATGACATTCCTCTAATGGAAGGAGCCAAAGAAACTATTGAAGTGCTTAAAGAAAGAGGATACAAAATTGCAACCATAACCGGTAGTTTTGAAGTCATCGCAAACCGTATGAAAGAGGAATTAAATCTTGATTACGCAGTTTCGAATACTTTACATGCAGAAGACGGTGTTTTAACTGGTGAAGTAAGCGGACCTCTTGTAAATGGTTCTAAAGCAGATGTATTAACTGATTTGATGAAAAAAGAAGACATATCTGCAGATGAATGTGCGGCGGTTGGTGATGGCGCAAATGATATTTCCATGCTTGAAATGGTCAAGCTAGGAATAGCTTTTAATGCAAAACCTGTTTTAAGGGAAATTGCAGATGTTGTAATTGAGAAAAAAGATTTAAAAGAATTATTACCTCTATTTGAAGATAATATGGATAATAAAGATAGTGCGGAAGTTTCAAAAACTCCTGTTAAGGAAGAAAGCTTTGATAAATTACTTGCTGAAAAGAGAGAGCATGAAAAGAAATTAAATGGACTCACTAAAGAACGTGATGAGTTAAACAGTGAAGCTCGATCTCAAAGGCAAGTAAGGGATGATTTAAACGCAAGTATTAAAGAAAATCTCAACAAAGCAATTGAGTTTAGAGATAAACGTGATAAAACTAACGTAGAAGTTAAAAAATACAAAACTCTAAGGGACCAGACCAATGAAAAACTCAAGAGCATGGAATGGGCGTCTGGAAAAAGAGATATAGTAAACATTGAAAAAGAAATTAAACGGCTTGATAAGACCATAGAAACAAAAGTTCTCGATATCAAGAAAGAGAACGAACTGGTTAAAAAGGTCACAGAGCTGCAAAAGAAACTTCAAACTATGCAGGAAGACGAAAAAATCCATAGTGAAGCAGTGGAGCTTAAAGAGCAGTCCGAAACATACCATGCTAAAGTTGTTGAACTTTCAGATGAAGCTCAGTCTACCCATGAACAGATGCTGGAATATTTCCAGAGAATAGACGGGATAAGGAAAAAAGCAGACGAAGCCCATAACACGTTTATTGAAACTAAAAACACTGCTTCCAAAAAACATGAGGAAGTAAGGGAAGTTTTAGGACACATCCGCAAGATAAATAAAAAACTTGATAAAGTCAGGTCTAAAAAGCGAAATAGAGAAAGTGAAGCTACCGCAAAAGAAAATATTAAAGAAAAAGCACATGCTGAAGAAATATATGAAAAGTTCAAAAGCGGTAAAAAGTTAAATAGAGATGAATTAATGCTTTTACAAAAGCATAATGTTATTTAA
- a CDS encoding pseudomurein-binding repeat-containing protein, whose product MERLNLKQYREMVSFILDYKKTHGKMPEHVMVKGYKISKKEYINMIERVNKFILEMGRNPRTVDIEPSPKEYLADYPEDDLDDDINL is encoded by the coding sequence ATGGAAAGACTCAACCTCAAACAGTACAGGGAAATGGTCAGTTTTATACTGGATTATAAAAAGACACATGGAAAAATGCCAGAGCATGTAATGGTTAAAGGGTATAAAATCTCCAAGAAAGAGTACATAAACATGATAGAACGTGTTAATAAATTTATACTTGAGATGGGGAGAAATCCGCGAACGGTTGATATTGAACCATCACCAAAAGAATACCTGGCTGATTATCCAGAAGATGATTTAGATGATGATATTAACCTTTAA
- a CDS encoding nicotinamide-nucleotide adenylyltransferase, producing MRGLLVGRMQPVHNGHLQVIKSILKEVDEVIIGIGSAQLSHTLKDPFTAGERVMMLTKALSENGIHASKYYIIPIQDVACNSTWVAHVKMLTPPFKYIYSGNPLVQRLFIEAGNKVTEPPLFNRETYSGTEVRRRILLDEDWESLVPKSVVNVIKEIDGISRMKHLSKKEASELIQKI from the coding sequence TTGAGAGGATTACTTGTTGGAAGAATGCAGCCAGTCCATAATGGACATCTTCAAGTTATAAAAAGCATTCTCAAAGAAGTTGATGAAGTCATAATAGGTATTGGAAGTGCTCAGCTGAGCCATACTCTAAAAGATCCATTTACTGCAGGTGAAAGGGTAATGATGCTTACAAAGGCCCTTAGTGAAAACGGCATTCATGCATCAAAATATTATATTATACCCATACAGGATGTAGCTTGCAATTCTACCTGGGTGGCCCATGTTAAAATGCTAACACCCCCCTTCAAATACATATATTCAGGTAATCCGCTGGTTCAACGACTTTTTATTGAAGCAGGAAACAAGGTCACAGAACCACCGCTGTTTAATCGTGAAACTTATTCTGGAACAGAAGTTAGAAGAAGGATACTTCTAGATGAAGATTGGGAATCACTTGTTCCCAAATCAGTTGTAAATGTTATTAAAGAAATTGATGGAATTTCAAGAATGAAACATCTATCTAAAAAAGAAGCTTCAGAATTAATACAAAAAATTTAA